One window of the Ureibacillus sp. FSL W7-1570 genome contains the following:
- a CDS encoding aspartate kinase: MIVCKFGGTSVASAEQIQKVANIVKANPKRKIVVVSAPGKRFSDDIKVTDLLIDLADAVLQNGEVEAKLQKVVNRYKEIAEGLGLDEAISEVIEKDLRGRIASKTDKDLFVDSLKASGEDNNAKLVAEYFNSIGLKAKYVSPKEGLVVNDPPERTFALPETYENLKDLGKGEEIVVFPGFFGYTKDGVLRTFDRGGSDITGSILAAAVKAELYENFTDVDCVFSANPKVVNDPVGIEEITYREMRELSYAGFSVFHDEALIPVFKFGIPVNIKNTNNPSAPGTRIMPTRKPNGRPVIGIAADHGFSTLYVSKYLMNREIGFGRKLLQIIEEEQISYEHTPSGVDDISVIIRSNQLTPEKEERIVKRVKEELHADDVYFRHGFSMIVIVGEGMRKNKGLAARAASAISKTGANIEMINQGSSEVSLVFGVLQEYEDQCLRALYEEFFTPVAI; encoded by the coding sequence CAAATTCAAAAAGTGGCAAATATTGTGAAGGCGAATCCAAAAAGAAAAATTGTCGTGGTATCTGCTCCGGGAAAACGTTTCAGCGATGATATCAAAGTGACGGATTTATTGATCGATTTGGCGGACGCAGTGCTTCAAAACGGCGAAGTGGAAGCGAAACTGCAAAAGGTCGTAAACCGCTATAAAGAGATCGCGGAAGGCCTTGGATTAGACGAAGCCATTTCCGAAGTCATTGAAAAAGATTTGCGCGGACGTATCGCATCAAAAACGGATAAAGATTTATTCGTTGACAGTTTAAAAGCGAGCGGAGAAGACAACAACGCAAAATTGGTGGCGGAATATTTCAACTCCATCGGTTTGAAAGCGAAATATGTCAGCCCGAAAGAAGGGTTGGTCGTAAACGATCCGCCGGAAAGAACATTTGCACTGCCTGAAACATACGAGAATTTGAAAGACCTTGGAAAAGGCGAAGAAATCGTTGTTTTCCCTGGATTTTTCGGATATACGAAAGATGGCGTTTTGCGCACATTTGACCGCGGCGGTTCCGATATCACAGGTTCCATTTTGGCGGCCGCAGTAAAAGCGGAATTATATGAAAACTTTACAGACGTGGATTGCGTATTTTCCGCAAACCCTAAAGTGGTGAACGATCCGGTTGGCATCGAAGAAATCACGTATCGTGAAATGAGAGAACTTTCTTATGCAGGTTTCTCTGTATTCCATGATGAAGCGTTAATCCCGGTATTCAAATTTGGTATTCCTGTAAACATCAAAAATACAAACAATCCATCAGCACCTGGTACTCGCATCATGCCAACACGCAAACCAAACGGACGTCCGGTTATTGGTATTGCCGCTGACCACGGATTCTCGACTTTATATGTATCCAAATATTTGATGAACCGTGAAATCGGCTTTGGCAGAAAACTATTGCAAATCATCGAGGAAGAACAAATTTCCTATGAACATACGCCATCCGGAGTGGATGACATTTCCGTCATCATCCGTTCCAACCAATTGACGCCTGAGAAAGAGGAACGCATTGTCAAACGGGTGAAAGAAGAGCTTCATGCGGATGATGTATATTTCCGTCACGGATTTTCCATGATTGTAATTGTCGGAGAAGGAATGCGCAAAAACAAAGGATTGGCTGCAAGAGCGGCTTCAGCGATTTCAAAAACCGGAGCAAATATCGAAATGATCAACCAAGGTTCTTCCGAAGTGAGCCTTGTGTTCGGTGTTCTGCAAGAATATGAAGATCAATGCTTGCGCGCACTATATGAAGAATTTTTTACGCCCGTAGCGATTTAA
- a CDS encoding IS3 family transposase (programmed frameshift), with product MSQKRYNQEFKQTVARLYRSGTPVSQLSSEYGVSEVTIYKWIKQFSPIEGEQELTLADVEAIQKENLRLKQEIEIPKKGYDHIREKIDEQELIDLITEESEHHPIQMMCRVLKMPKSTYYESFHKKPNRYHVANEKLLKRIQAIHKESKGRYGAPKIYEMLKKEGYTGSINRVQRLMKRAGIKSCIAKKFRPTPTQKPVEERENVLNQDFTTTTINEKWVADITYVHTLRDGWCYLASVLDLHTKKVVGYKFSRTMTTEIVLEALQNAIQDQKPDPGLIVHTDLGTQYTSEAFQKLLKKHEMVPSFSRKGCPYDNACIESFHAILKKEEVYLTKYESFETARIALFQFIEGWYNRKRIHGSIGYLTPDEYEKMCRIAA from the exons ATGAGTCAAAAACGGTATAATCAAGAATTTAAACAAACAGTGGCCCGGCTTTATCGCTCTGGCACTCCAGTCAGTCAACTCTCTAGCGAATATGGTGTTTCTGAAGTAACGATTTATAAATGGATTAAGCAATTCTCTCCAATTGAAGGAGAACAGGAGTTAACTTTGGCTGATGTAGAAGCCATTCAAAAAGAAAATCTTCGACTAAAACAGGAGATCGAAATTC CTAAAAAAGGCTATGACCATATTCGCGAGAAAATAGATGAGCAAGAACTGATTGACTTAATTACAGAAGAAAGCGAACATCATCCAATCCAAATGATGTGTCGTGTTTTAAAGATGCCTAAAAGCACGTATTATGAATCGTTTCATAAGAAGCCGAATCGCTATCATGTCGCAAACGAAAAGCTACTTAAACGCATTCAAGCAATTCATAAAGAAAGTAAAGGACGTTATGGAGCACCCAAAATTTATGAAATGCTTAAAAAAGAAGGTTATACAGGCAGTATCAATCGAGTTCAACGTCTGATGAAACGAGCAGGCATCAAATCTTGTATCGCAAAAAAGTTTCGCCCAACACCAACACAAAAGCCAGTAGAAGAACGAGAAAATGTATTAAATCAAGATTTCACTACAACAACAATCAACGAAAAATGGGTAGCTGATATTACATATGTCCATACGCTTCGTGATGGTTGGTGTTATCTAGCGTCCGTTCTTGATTTACATACAAAAAAAGTGGTCGGATATAAATTCTCTCGTACCATGACAACAGAAATTGTGCTGGAAGCACTTCAGAATGCGATTCAAGATCAAAAGCCCGATCCCGGTCTTATCGTGCATACAGATTTAGGAACACAATATACAAGTGAAGCCTTTCAAAAACTACTAAAAAAACATGAAATGGTTCCGTCATTTAGTCGAAAAGGATGTCCATATGACAACGCTTGTATTGAATCTTTTCATGCCATATTGAAAAAAGAAGAAGTGTATCTAACCAAATACGAAAGCTTTGAGACAGCGAGAATTGCGTTATTTCAATTCATCGAAGGTTGGTATAATCGCAAACGAATTCATGGAAGCATTGGTTATTTGACACCGGATGAATACGAAAAAATGTGCCGAATAGCAGCGTAA
- a CDS encoding ISL3 family transposase, which produces MRDASLKRTFTSIAEEIGVDEKTVRNIFRDYVAELEQEISFETPAWLGMDEIHILKKPRFVVTNIQHRTVIDILKNRELGTVIPYLRSLPDKERIKYVTIDMWNPYRTAVNQELPWATIVIDKFHVVKKANEALEKFRRSYKKDLPTKQRRQLMRDRWVLLSRKRDLKPEDLFLLETWTGYFPLLAEAYELKEELFDIWDLEKKVEAYHKFQSWKQKIPKELKPHFQELITASENWEEEFFAYFDSPKKLTNAYTEGLNSLIRHCNRMGRGGYSFEALRAKILFTEGFRKQRKTRHSKRSDMTGAFGNVMSNYGNFWDDIAQWPPVTLGADISTLVRAMEEGEF; this is translated from the coding sequence ATTCGTGACGCTTCTCTCAAACGCACTTTTACAAGTATTGCAGAAGAGATTGGCGTTGATGAAAAAACAGTCCGTAATATCTTCCGAGACTATGTGGCTGAACTGGAACAAGAGATTTCATTTGAAACTCCTGCTTGGTTGGGTATGGATGAAATCCATATCTTAAAGAAACCAAGATTCGTTGTGACAAACATACAGCATAGAACAGTCATTGATATTCTGAAAAATCGTGAACTTGGTACAGTTATCCCTTATCTGCGTTCTTTGCCCGATAAGGAACGAATCAAATACGTCACTATTGATATGTGGAACCCTTACCGAACAGCAGTGAATCAAGAGCTTCCGTGGGCCACAATAGTCATAGATAAGTTCCACGTTGTCAAAAAGGCTAATGAAGCTCTGGAAAAGTTCAGAAGGAGTTACAAGAAAGACCTTCCTACAAAGCAACGTAGGCAGTTAATGCGTGATAGATGGGTTCTTTTATCTCGTAAACGTGACCTTAAACCTGAAGACCTTTTCCTACTGGAAACATGGACTGGATACTTCCCTCTATTAGCCGAAGCCTATGAACTAAAAGAGGAACTCTTTGACATATGGGACTTAGAGAAAAAAGTCGAAGCCTATCACAAGTTTCAATCATGGAAACAAAAGATACCAAAGGAACTTAAACCCCACTTCCAAGAACTCATTACTGCTTCTGAGAATTGGGAAGAAGAGTTCTTTGCGTACTTTGATAGTCCTAAGAAACTTACCAACGCATACACAGAAGGCTTAAATAGCCTCATACGCCATTGTAATCGAATGGGTAGGGGTGGTTACTCCTTTGAAGCCCTTAGAGCCAAAATACTGTTTACTGAGGGCTTTAGGAAACAACGTAAGACACGTCATTCTAAACGCTCGGATATGACAGGTGCATTTGGCAACGTAATGTCCAACTACGGAAACTTTTGGGATGACATTGCACAGTGGCCACCAGTTACACTTGGAGCAGACATTTCAACTTTAGTGAGAGCGATGGAAGAGGGAGAGTTTTAA
- a CDS encoding DNA topoisomerase — MKNKKIKRLWINSLEVEEVRKGFNSLLDNSKDLLMYEEAKARQISDWLVGMNASQLYSLLMHEKGVNMTLSVGRVQSPLCYLIYQRQKEIEQFVSKPFFELVGEFKTANGMYMGKAKNIRTDTIEPLQSFVEDNGCLLDSEISGMVVSVEKKEKRVKSPKLHSLSTLQTVANKKWKYSPAKVLEVMQSLYEKKLVTYPRTDSNYITENEFLYLVENLERYKELLNVTFEANLKVNKRYVDNSKVQVHYAIIPTKTIPSDTNLNGLTTEEKSIYEEIVLTTLAMFHRDYVYEETKILTSVNDIEFESIGKVEIDKGWKLLFTKSVEGIEKKEDDPVLPVVVVDEKVTSLLHSKEACTSPPKPYTEGGLINLMKTSGKMVEDEEDSAILKEIEGIGTEATRASIIETVKKNGYIDINKNIVSITKKGELLCEAIHNTMLASPAMTAKWESYLKKIGEGSGTKEVFVAQTKRFISDLLETAPAAMQEIETVSFAQEQQTDHFGSCPSCRKGTMIDRKTFIGCSNYRNGCKFTINRTILGKKLTDKQVTDLLEKGTTSMIKGFTSKAGKSFDAKLTITDGKVSFVFEM; from the coding sequence GTGAAAAATAAGAAGATTAAACGTTTATGGATTAATTCGCTAGAAGTAGAAGAAGTAAGAAAAGGTTTTAATAGCTTATTGGATAATTCAAAAGACTTATTGATGTATGAAGAAGCAAAGGCTCGTCAAATCAGTGATTGGCTCGTTGGGATGAACGCCAGTCAATTATATAGCTTGTTAATGCATGAAAAAGGTGTGAATATGACGTTGTCGGTTGGGCGTGTTCAGAGCCCTTTATGTTATCTCATTTATCAGCGCCAAAAGGAAATCGAACAGTTTGTTTCGAAACCATTTTTTGAACTAGTTGGTGAGTTTAAAACAGCAAACGGTATGTATATGGGGAAAGCTAAAAACATTCGAACGGATACGATTGAACCATTACAATCATTTGTTGAGGACAACGGTTGTTTACTTGATTCAGAAATAAGTGGTATGGTTGTCTCTGTTGAGAAGAAAGAAAAACGTGTAAAATCTCCTAAATTGCATTCGTTATCAACGTTACAAACGGTTGCCAATAAAAAGTGGAAGTATAGTCCTGCAAAAGTATTAGAAGTGATGCAATCTTTATATGAGAAGAAATTAGTTACTTATCCACGTACCGACTCCAATTATATTACGGAAAATGAATTTTTGTATTTAGTTGAGAATCTCGAACGATATAAAGAGTTGTTAAACGTTACGTTTGAAGCAAATTTAAAAGTTAATAAACGCTATGTCGATAATTCGAAAGTACAGGTGCATTATGCAATTATTCCAACGAAAACTATACCGTCTGATACGAATCTGAACGGTCTGACAACAGAAGAAAAATCGATTTATGAAGAAATCGTACTTACAACACTTGCGATGTTTCATCGAGATTATGTTTATGAAGAAACGAAAATACTTACTTCTGTAAATGATATTGAATTTGAAAGTATTGGGAAAGTTGAAATTGATAAAGGGTGGAAACTGTTATTTACAAAATCAGTGGAAGGTATCGAGAAAAAAGAAGACGATCCCGTACTTCCTGTTGTAGTTGTTGATGAAAAGGTAACAAGTTTGTTACATTCAAAGGAAGCTTGTACCAGCCCACCTAAACCATATACAGAAGGGGGCTTAATTAATTTAATGAAAACCTCGGGGAAAATGGTAGAAGATGAAGAAGATTCTGCAATTTTGAAAGAAATTGAAGGAATTGGAACAGAAGCTACTCGTGCAAGCATTATCGAAACAGTTAAAAAGAATGGCTATATTGATATCAACAAGAACATAGTTTCGATTACGAAAAAGGGTGAGCTTCTTTGTGAAGCCATCCATAACACCATGCTTGCAAGTCCTGCAATGACAGCAAAGTGGGAAAGTTACTTGAAAAAGATTGGTGAAGGAAGCGGTACAAAAGAGGTCTTCGTTGCACAGACGAAAAGGTTTATATCGGATTTGTTAGAAACCGCACCAGCTGCAATGCAAGAAATCGAAACGGTATCATTTGCTCAAGAACAACAGACTGATCACTTTGGTAGCTGTCCGTCTTGTCGAAAAGGAACGATGATAGATCGAAAGACATTTATCGGTTGTAGCAATTATCGTAACGGTTGTAAGTTTACGATCAATCGAACGATTTTAGGGAAAAAGTTAACAGACAAGCAGGTCACAGATTTATTGGAAAAAGGAACTACATCCATGATTAAAGGGTTTACATCAAAAGCAGGAAAGTCGTTTGATGCAAAATTAACGATTACCGATGGGAAAGTTTCATTTGTGTTCGAAATGTAG
- a CDS encoding thymidylate synthase: MMKVVFVLTATGQELLQMVTDDVAGLLAAVKGEYVTFPFGTFKYDFHSLDFYIEDNEYHQELVIYLKEEEERNTVNDFVIDAE, translated from the coding sequence ATGATGAAAGTAGTATTTGTCTTGACAGCAACCGGCCAGGAATTGCTTCAAATGGTCACCGACGATGTAGCGGGACTTCTTGCCGCTGTGAAGGGCGAGTATGTCACATTTCCTTTCGGCACGTTTAAATACGATTTTCATTCCCTCGATTTTTATATTGAAGATAATGAATACCATCAAGAATTGGTAATCTATTTAAAAGAAGAAGAAGAGCGGAATACGGTGAATGATTTTGTCATTGATGCGGAATAG
- a CDS encoding BRO family protein — protein MSNLSLVKSAPFGSMQCDFYSDNNEVFMTREQIGTALEYSEPRKAIQKIHERYKHRLDKFSVVTKLTTTDGKAYDTILYTAKGVYEICRWSRQPKADAFFDFVYDVLEGLRKGDYQITPTTPKLTVVEGDEARKLELEARIRNAKTRQARLLVNVADKFKDILPKEQIQILIGNATELISDVPMLPKPEIPKTYTAGQIGAILGVSANKIGRIANKHGLKTDEYGIWVLDKSRHSDKQVSSFQYNEKGKRKITELLQQEGQ, from the coding sequence ATGAGTAACCTTTCACTTGTTAAATCAGCTCCTTTCGGTTCAATGCAATGTGATTTTTACAGCGATAATAACGAAGTCTTTATGACCAGAGAACAAATCGGTACAGCGTTAGAATACTCTGAACCGAGGAAGGCGATTCAAAAGATTCACGAACGCTATAAGCACCGTTTAGATAAATTTTCAGTTGTCACCAAACTGACGACAACTGATGGCAAAGCCTACGACACTATTCTTTATACTGCAAAAGGTGTCTATGAAATCTGCCGATGGAGCAGACAACCAAAAGCTGATGCGTTCTTCGACTTCGTATATGACGTTCTGGAAGGTCTTCGCAAGGGCGATTATCAAATCACTCCAACTACCCCCAAACTGACGGTGGTTGAAGGTGATGAAGCTCGTAAACTTGAATTAGAAGCTCGTATTCGTAATGCAAAGACCAGACAAGCGAGATTGCTCGTAAATGTAGCTGACAAGTTCAAAGACATTCTCCCAAAGGAACAGATTCAGATACTCATAGGAAACGCCACAGAGCTTATTTCAGACGTTCCAATGCTTCCTAAACCCGAAATACCTAAAACCTACACAGCAGGGCAAATAGGGGCAATTCTGGGCGTTTCAGCCAACAAAATAGGTCGTATCGCCAACAAGCATGGATTAAAAACCGATGAATACGGTATATGGGTTCTCGATAAGTCCCGACATTCAGATAAGCAAGTTAGCTCGTTCCAATACAACGAGAAAGGTAAACGTAAAATCACAGAACTATTACAACAAGAAGGGCAATGA
- a CDS encoding Na/Pi symporter: MINAIGGIGIFLLGMSLLTNGLKEIAGETLKKWLHTFTKGTLTSLLTGFVMTVLVQSSTATTILTVGFVSAGLLTFVQSIGIIIGANIGSTSTGWIISLLGFKISLQAMSLPMIALGVLIQYVAPSDIKKYGGVFTGFGLLFLGIDLLQTGMESAQEWISFDSFDTESWLSILLLIGIGILMTIIMQASSAAMATTLTALFAGAIDFEQAAYLVVGQNIGTTATAIVASFGSSIAAKRTAATHLLFNVVTAVIVTVFIGYILQLVEFMTIGLVGSFDETVGLALFHTLFSVLGAIIFVPFTNQFSKLLIKMLPEKANALTRNLDDQLVSIPSAALEVAYQTLLQMMKQLTDAILELIEAKKGTGSFEKKVREVEAAIVEIRKFLNEVQSDSARLRNQHVAIIHVLDHITRLVSVLREHQKVEGIYHHEKLMKRFSKTLEQINESFGSEETLSAMEQELEKTAHTIAEERRTRRRKYYERTAVRETELEVAMSKVQALLWIDRLVYHYWRAFARLVEFQKGAEIEESTNFRDVETM, translated from the coding sequence TTGATCAATGCCATCGGAGGAATTGGGATTTTTTTATTGGGCATGTCATTGCTCACGAACGGTTTGAAAGAGATTGCGGGGGAAACGTTGAAAAAATGGCTGCATACTTTCACGAAAGGCACATTGACTTCCCTCTTAACCGGATTTGTCATGACGGTGCTGGTTCAGTCATCAACCGCCACCACGATTTTGACGGTCGGTTTTGTAAGTGCCGGGCTTCTCACCTTTGTGCAGTCCATCGGGATCATCATCGGCGCCAATATCGGAAGCACCAGCACCGGCTGGATCATTTCCTTGTTAGGATTTAAAATCAGTCTGCAAGCCATGTCGCTTCCGATGATTGCGCTGGGTGTGCTGATCCAATATGTGGCCCCAAGCGACATCAAAAAATATGGCGGCGTTTTCACCGGTTTTGGACTGTTGTTTTTGGGGATCGATTTGCTGCAAACAGGGATGGAGTCGGCCCAAGAATGGATTTCCTTTGATTCATTCGATACGGAATCGTGGCTGTCCATCCTGCTGCTCATTGGCATCGGCATATTGATGACCATCATTATGCAGGCTTCCAGCGCGGCAATGGCGACGACCCTCACCGCCTTGTTTGCGGGAGCGATCGATTTTGAACAGGCGGCGTATCTGGTGGTCGGCCAAAACATCGGAACGACGGCAACGGCGATTGTCGCATCGTTCGGTTCTTCCATTGCCGCAAAACGAACAGCGGCGACCCATCTGTTGTTCAATGTCGTAACCGCTGTCATCGTGACAGTATTTATCGGCTACATATTGCAATTGGTGGAGTTCATGACGATTGGGCTGGTCGGAAGTTTTGATGAAACGGTGGGGCTCGCTTTATTCCATACGTTATTCAGTGTATTGGGAGCGATCATTTTTGTTCCATTTACAAATCAGTTTTCCAAATTATTGATAAAGATGTTGCCGGAAAAAGCCAATGCATTGACACGGAATCTGGACGATCAATTGGTTTCCATTCCATCGGCCGCCCTCGAAGTGGCTTATCAAACGTTGCTGCAAATGATGAAGCAGCTGACGGATGCCATTTTGGAATTGATTGAAGCGAAAAAGGGAACGGGCAGTTTCGAGAAAAAGGTGAGGGAAGTGGAGGCCGCCATTGTGGAAATCCGGAAATTCCTCAATGAAGTGCAGTCGGATTCCGCAAGACTCCGGAATCAGCATGTGGCGATCATCCATGTGCTTGACCACATCACAAGGCTGGTCAGCGTGCTGAGGGAACATCAAAAGGTGGAAGGCATTTATCATCATGAAAAGTTGATGAAACGATTTTCCAAAACGCTGGAGCAAATCAATGAAAGCTTCGGCAGTGAAGAAACGCTCTCGGCCATGGAGCAGGAGCTGGAGAAAACGGCCCACACCATTGCGGAAGAGCGGCGCACCCGCAGAAGAAAATATTACGAACGGACAGCGGTTCGGGAGACGGAACTGGAAGTGGCCATGTCCAAAGTGCAGGCGCTGCTCTGGATTGACCGCCTCGTCTATCATTACTGGCGCGCCTTTGCGAGATTGGTGGAGTTTCAGAAAGGTGCGGAAATCGAGGAGTCGACAAATTTCCGTGATGTGGAGACGATGTAG
- a CDS encoding DoxX family protein, translated as MEKKEVIFYPENPVTRFLFNDTRSAAIWLIIRLYLGWAWLEAGIHKVADDAWTGKNAGAAVSGFLKGAIEKASTTHDVMGWYAKFLETFCLPNAKIISFMVAYGEVLVGLGLIVGLFTAIAAFFGVLMNVAFLFAGTVSSNPRLLLLGILVMLAWKVAGWYGLDRWALLKLGTPWGKIKKEENAETSMFNT; from the coding sequence ATGGAAAAAAAGGAAGTGATTTTTTATCCGGAAAATCCGGTGACCCGTTTTTTATTTAACGACACGCGTTCCGCCGCCATTTGGCTCATCATCCGCCTCTATTTGGGATGGGCGTGGTTGGAAGCGGGAATCCATAAAGTGGCCGATGATGCCTGGACCGGAAAGAATGCCGGAGCAGCGGTAAGCGGCTTCTTGAAAGGGGCTATTGAAAAAGCTTCCACGACCCATGATGTGATGGGCTGGTATGCCAAATTTCTTGAAACATTCTGCCTGCCAAACGCTAAGATTATCAGCTTTATGGTAGCTTATGGGGAAGTGCTTGTTGGACTTGGACTTATAGTCGGATTATTTACAGCCATCGCCGCATTTTTCGGCGTGTTAATGAACGTTGCTTTCTTATTCGCAGGAACGGTCAGCTCGAATCCGCGATTGTTGCTGCTCGGAATTCTCGTCATGCTTGCATGGAAAGTGGCAGGATGGTACGGACTGGATCGCTGGGCATTATTGAAACTGGGCACACCTTGGGGAAAAATCAAAAAAGAAGAAAATGCAGAAACATCGATGTTCAATACATAA